The following are encoded together in the Blastocatellia bacterium genome:
- a CDS encoding 2,3-bisphosphoglycerate-independent phosphoglycerate mutase → MRPVALIILDGWGYETRTEGNAIYLAKKPYWDHMWETYAHSLIIPYGQRVGLPVGQMGNSEVGHLNMGAGRIIRMDISRIDHAIETGELFTNPVLVEAIEHAHKTGGALHFMGLMSDGGVHSLQTHLYELIKMAKDHILSKVFIHAFTDGRDTAPDSAARYIAELLSKLDEIGVGKLASICGRYYAMDRDKRWERVEQAYKMMVNGEGKHAQDPIKAVEESYQEHITDEFIKPIVITQENGSPVAKIQDGDSVIFFNFRADRAREITRALTQAEFSDFERGAAPKIHYVCMTQYDATFPLPIAFAPQTVHNILAEIFAANNLRNLRIAETEKYAHVTFFFNGGVEQTFPSERRILVPSPKVSTYDLKPEMSALAVTDALCHEIMHGGADVFIVNFANADMVGHTGILDAAIKAVETLDKCLERIIGALLKVGGRAIITADHGNAEKMIDYDTGQPYTAHTITNAVPLIYVDPGFHGKLRENGALEDIAPTLLGMLGIVQPADMTGRDLRSLNKEV, encoded by the coding sequence ATGAGACCTGTTGCACTAATTATTTTAGATGGTTGGGGTTATGAGACTCGCACAGAAGGCAATGCTATTTATTTAGCAAAAAAACCTTACTGGGATCATATGTGGGAAACTTATGCACATTCTTTAATTATCCCATATGGACAAAGGGTTGGACTACCAGTTGGACAAATGGGAAATAGCGAGGTAGGACATCTAAATATGGGTGCAGGGCGAATTATTCGCATGGACATTTCCCGAATTGACCATGCAATAGAAACAGGGGAACTTTTTACTAACCCTGTTTTAGTTGAAGCCATAGAACATGCTCATAAAACAGGTGGAGCATTACATTTTATGGGCTTAATGTCGGATGGCGGAGTCCATAGCCTACAAACACATTTATATGAGCTTATAAAAATGGCAAAAGATCATATCCTAAGTAAAGTTTTTATTCATGCTTTTACTGATGGTCGAGATACTGCCCCAGATAGTGCAGCAAGATATATTGCAGAGTTACTTAGTAAATTAGATGAAATAGGCGTTGGAAAACTAGCTTCTATTTGTGGTCGATATTATGCAATGGATCGTGATAAGCGTTGGGAGAGAGTTGAGCAAGCTTATAAAATGATGGTCAATGGCGAAGGAAAGCACGCTCAAGACCCAATTAAAGCAGTTGAAGAATCTTATCAAGAACACATTACAGACGAATTTATTAAGCCTATTGTTATAACTCAAGAAAATGGCTCTCCTGTGGCTAAAATTCAAGATGGTGATAGCGTAATATTTTTTAATTTCCGAGCAGACCGGGCCCGTGAAATTACACGCGCACTAACACAAGCAGAATTTAGCGATTTTGAGCGAGGCGCGGCCCCTAAAATACATTATGTTTGTATGACTCAATATGATGCTACTTTCCCACTGCCAATAGCCTTTGCTCCTCAAACCGTGCATAACATATTAGCTGAAATATTTGCTGCAAATAATTTGCGTAATTTGCGAATTGCTGAGACAGAAAAATATGCTCATGTGACATTTTTCTTTAATGGTGGAGTGGAACAAACTTTTCCTAGTGAAAGGCGAATATTAGTTCCCTCTCCAAAAGTCTCAACCTATGACTTAAAACCTGAAATGAGCGCGTTAGCTGTTACTGACGCACTTTGTCATGAAATTATGCATGGTGGAGCAGATGTTTTTATTGTTAATTTTGCTAATGCTGATATGGTAGGTCATACTGGTATACTGGATGCAGCTATTAAAGCAGTTGAAACACTAGATAAATGTTTAGAGCGCATAATTGGAGCATTACTTAAAGTCGGTGGACGGGCGATTATTACAGCAGATCACGGTAATGCAGAAAAAATGATAGATTATGATACAGGTCAACCCTACACTGCACACACAATTACTAATGCAGTCCCCCTAATATATGTTGACCCAGGTTTTCACGGTAAATTAAGAGAAAATGGAGCATTGGAAGACATTGCTCCTACATTACTAGGAATGTTAGGTATCGTTCAGCCTGCTGATATGACAGGACGCGACCTACGTTCATTAAATAAAGAGGTATAG
- a CDS encoding class I SAM-dependent methyltransferase: MNILDIGCGKHKTPGAIGLDCNPKTDADVIHNLDIFPYPFKDNEFDVIVGNQVIEHVQDVLAVMRELYRIAKPGAIIKLDTPHYTDVSSFRDPTHKHHFTCESFMYFTEKRPEFEFYSDITMRNRKIYVSLLKLWRFLGIEFLVNCGNRYPALRFIRRFWESYLCYLIRGKNLYFEFEVIK; this comes from the coding sequence ATGAACATACTTGATATTGGTTGTGGTAAGCATAAAACCCCTGGTGCCATTGGGCTAGATTGTAACCCTAAAACAGACGCAGATGTAATTCATAACTTAGATATTTTCCCTTATCCTTTTAAGGATAATGAATTTGACGTAATAGTTGGTAATCAAGTAATTGAACATGTCCAAGATGTTTTGGCTGTGATGCGTGAACTTTACAGAATTGCTAAACCAGGAGCAATTATTAAGCTAGATACTCCTCATTATACAGATGTTAGCTCATTTCGTGACCCTACACATAAACATCACTTTACTTGTGAATCATTTATGTATTTTACTGAAAAACGCCCAGAATTTGAATTTTATAGCGATATAACAATGCGTAATCGTAAAATTTACGTTAGTTTGCTAAAACTGTGGCGTTTCCTAGGCATAGAGTTTTTAGTTAATTGTGGCAATCGCTACCCTGCATTAAGATTTATAAGACGTTTTTGGGAGTCTTATTTGTGTTATCTTATTCGGGGTAAAAACCTTTATTTTGAATTTGAAGTAATCAAATAA
- the eno gene encoding phosphopyruvate hydratase, protein MSRIEKVLAREILDSRGNPTVEAEVELDTGSHGRAAVPSGASTGENEAIELRDGDKSRYLGKGVRKAVDNVNNKIAQALYDHDVFDQAGIDQVMLDLDGTNNKANLGANALLAVSLAAARAAAAELAIPLYRYLGGPGARTLPVPMMNILNGGAHADNNVDFQEFMVLPVGASSFSEALRWGTEVFHALKSSLKKRGYVTSVGDEGGFAPSLKSNLEAVEVILEAINAAGLKAGEQMALGLDVASSEFYNDGKYVFKKSDKSERSPSEMVEFYADWVRQYPIISIEDGMAEGDWDGWSLLTKELGKKIQLVGDDLFVTNTEYLQRGIASSVANSILVKVNQIGTLTETLDTVELAKVNNYTTIISHRSGETEDTFIADLAVALNTGQIKTGSASRTDRVAKYNQLLRIEEELGKSAKYLGHKAFYNLAK, encoded by the coding sequence ATGAGCCGAATAGAAAAAGTGTTAGCCCGTGAAATCTTAGATTCTCGTGGAAACCCTACTGTAGAAGCAGAAGTAGAGTTGGATACTGGTTCTCATGGCCGTGCTGCCGTCCCTAGTGGTGCTTCAACAGGTGAAAATGAAGCTATTGAATTAAGAGATGGTGATAAGTCACGTTACTTAGGTAAAGGTGTAAGAAAAGCCGTTGACAATGTTAATAATAAAATTGCCCAAGCCCTTTATGACCATGATGTCTTTGATCAAGCTGGCATTGATCAAGTTATGCTTGATTTAGATGGCACAAACAATAAAGCAAACCTAGGTGCTAACGCGCTTTTAGCTGTATCTTTGGCTGCTGCTCGTGCTGCTGCGGCTGAACTAGCAATTCCGCTATACCGTTATTTAGGTGGCCCTGGTGCAAGAACCTTGCCTGTACCAATGATGAATATTCTTAATGGTGGCGCACACGCAGATAACAATGTTGATTTTCAAGAGTTTATGGTTTTACCTGTAGGAGCAAGTAGCTTTTCTGAAGCTCTACGTTGGGGAACAGAAGTTTTTCATGCTCTAAAATCAAGCTTAAAGAAACGTGGCTATGTAACTAGTGTTGGGGATGAAGGCGGTTTTGCTCCTAGTCTAAAATCTAACCTTGAAGCAGTAGAAGTTATACTTGAAGCTATCAACGCAGCAGGCTTAAAGGCCGGTGAACAAATGGCTTTAGGCTTAGATGTTGCCTCTAGTGAATTTTATAATGATGGTAAATATGTTTTCAAAAAATCAGATAAATCTGAGCGTTCTCCTAGCGAAATGGTAGAGTTTTACGCCGATTGGGTTCGTCAATACCCTATTATTTCTATTGAAGATGGAATGGCTGAAGGTGATTGGGATGGCTGGTCACTACTTACCAAAGAATTAGGCAAGAAAATCCAGCTTGTTGGCGATGACCTTTTTGTAACTAATACTGAATACTTACAACGTGGTATTGCATCTAGTGTTGCTAATTCAATCTTAGTTAAAGTTAACCAAATAGGTACTTTAACAGAAACTTTGGACACAGTAGAACTAGCTAAGGTAAATAATTACACAACGATTATTTCTCATCGTTCTGGCGAAACAGAAGACACTTTTATTGCTGACTTGGCGGTAGCACTTAACACAGGTCAAATTAAAACAGGATCTGCTAGTAGAACTGACAGAGTAGCTAAATATAATCAACTACTCAGAATTGAAGAAGAGCTAGGAAAATCAGCTAAGTATTTAGGCCATAAAGCCTTTTATAATTTAGCTAAGTAA